Below is a genomic region from Phragmitibacter flavus.
TCCTTGGCCCTCAATTATCTTTCCTCCATGTCCCGCTTCAAAACCGCTGCACTCCTGCTCCTCCTATCCCAGCTCCTGCCGTGCCAGGCCCCGGCGGTGAATCTGGAACGCCTCGTCATCAGCGAAAACCAGCGATTCCTCACGACTGAAAACGGCGACCCCTTCTTCTACCTCGGCGACACTGCCTGGGAACTCTTCCACCGGCTCAACCGCGAAGAAGCCGACCACTACCTTACCGACCGCGCCCAGAAAGGCTTCACCGTCATCCAGGCCGTTGCGCTCGCCGAACTCGACGGACTCAACACCCCCAACGCCTACGGCCACCGACCCTTCCTCAACAACGATCCCACCCAACCCGACCTCAAAGACGGACCCAACAACGACTACTGGGACCACGTCGATCACATCATCAAAAAAGCCAACACCCTCGGCCTGCGCGTCGGCTTCCTCCCCACCTGGGGCGACAAATGGAACCTCAGCAAGGGAGCCGGACCCGAAATTTTCACCCCTGCCAACGCCAACCTTTACGGACGCTGGCTCGGCGAACGTTACAAAAAACACGGCCTCATCTGGATCGTGGGCGGCGACCGCACCGTCGACAACGAAACTCATCGCGAAATCATCCGCGCCATGGCCCTCGGCCTCCGCGCCGGTGACGATGGACAACACCTCATCACCTTCCATCCTCGCGGCGGACAAGGCTCCATCGACATCTTCCCCGACGAATCCTGGCTCGACTTCCACATGCGCCAAAACGGACACGACGCCGAATACAACCCCCGCTACACCACCCTTCTCGCCGACTACGACAAGAAACCCATCAAACCCACGCTCGACGGCGAACCCCTTTACGAAGACCATCCCATCGCCTTCAAAGCCGACATGTTCGGCCATTCAATTTCCGCCGACGTCCGCCGCCCGCTCTATTGGAATCTCTTCGCCGGAGCCTGTGGCCACACTTACGGTCACCACTCCGTCTGGCAGATGTGGACCCCTTCCCGCAAACCCGTCAACAATCCTCTCATGTCGTGGCCCGATGCCCTCCAGCAACCCGGTGCCGCCCAGATGCAGCACGCCAAAAACCTGCTTCTCTCCCGTCCCTATTTCACCCGCATCCCCGACGAAAAAACCGTCCTGGTCGAATCCCCGGTCAAATCCGCCATGCCCGGCACCGGTCGGTATCACTTCAGCGCCACCCGCGACCTTGAAGGCCGCTACGCCATGGTCTACGCTCCCGCTGGACGCAGCTTCAAAGTGAGCCTCACCGTCATCAAAAACGCCCCCGTCAAAGCCTGGTGGTTCGATCCCCGCGACGGCAGCTCCCAGCTCATCGGCGAATTCCCCAACACCGGTCAGGGCGAATTCACCCCACCCAATCCCGGCGAACACCTCGACTGGGTCCTCGTCCTCGACGACGCCAGTCAAAACTTCCCCGCCCCCGGCACCGTGCCTTGACGAACTAAACCCGCGCCAGAACCTCTTCCAACCCCGCCCACTCCATCAAAAAACTGTCGGCATTTTCATGCACCTTGGGCCGCACCACCACGGCCCCAAACCCAATAAAATGATCCACCGCTGGCTTCGTCTCCAGATCACTCACCCCATCCCCCACCATCACGATCTGCTCCGGCTTCCACTCCTCACGCAGCTTCTCCACCACCTCCACCTTGCCGCCATTTCTCGTCGTCGGATAATCCTCGCCAAATCCAACATACTCCCCCGCCTCATCAAAAAACAACGGCACCGCCTCAATCCGCTCGATCCCCAACTCCGCCGCCAAAGGTTCGATGCAAGGCACAAACCCCCCACTCAAAATCGCCACCGTCCAACCCAATTCACGCGCCCGGTCCAAAGCCTCACGCACTCCAGGGACCTCATGCTTGATGTAATCCTGTCCGATCGCCTCACAATCCTGCCTTGTCGGCCGGATCACCTCCAGCCGACGTGCAAAAATGCTATCAATCGAAATCGTCCCATCCATCGCCTGACGGGTCGCCTCCTCCACCTGTTGAAAAACTTCCGGACCACGCAACCGCGCCAGTTCATCAATCCCCTCAAGAGCACTCAGGGTGGAGTCGCAGTCTACTAATAACAATTTCATGGCCTTTAAAAGAACCGCGTCCATCACCCACACCCCACCGACCATCAAGCCAGAAATTTCACCCCACCAAAATCGGTTGCCTCCAAGGTCAACCCTTGGTTAATAAAACCCCTTCATGATGACCGAGCCCGCCTCCACTTTACGCATTCTTTTTTTAGGCGATGTGATGGGCGACCCTGGACGCAAGGCCATCACCGCCCTTCTGCCCTCGCTCAAAGAGGAACTGCAGGCCGACTTCATCATCATCAACGGTGAGAACTCCGCCGGTGGACGCGGCATTACCCCGAAGATCGCCATCGGCCTCATGCGCGCCGGAGCCGCCGTCATCACCACCGGCGACCACATCTGGGACCAAAAAGAACTCGTTCCCTGGCTCGCTGAAGAACCCCGACTCCTCCGTCCCATCAACTACCCCGCCGGCACCCCCGGTCAGGGCAGCATCGTCCTCGAAACCAAAAAAGGCAAAGTCGGCGTCATCAACGTGCAAGGCCGCACCTTCATGAAAATGACCCTCGACAACCCCTTCACCGCCATGCAGCAGGCCGTCGAGGAAATGCGTCAGGAGACCCCCATCATCTTCGTCGACATGCACAGCGAAACCACCAGCGAGAAAGTCTCCCTCGCCTGGTTTCTCGACGGCACCGTCTCCGCC
It encodes:
- a CDS encoding glycoside hydrolase family 140 protein yields the protein MSRFKTAALLLLLSQLLPCQAPAVNLERLVISENQRFLTTENGDPFFYLGDTAWELFHRLNREEADHYLTDRAQKGFTVIQAVALAELDGLNTPNAYGHRPFLNNDPTQPDLKDGPNNDYWDHVDHIIKKANTLGLRVGFLPTWGDKWNLSKGAGPEIFTPANANLYGRWLGERYKKHGLIWIVGGDRTVDNETHREIIRAMALGLRAGDDGQHLITFHPRGGQGSIDIFPDESWLDFHMRQNGHDAEYNPRYTTLLADYDKKPIKPTLDGEPLYEDHPIAFKADMFGHSISADVRRPLYWNLFAGACGHTYGHHSVWQMWTPSRKPVNNPLMSWPDALQQPGAAQMQHAKNLLLSRPYFTRIPDEKTVLVESPVKSAMPGTGRYHFSATRDLEGRYAMVYAPAGRSFKVSLTVIKNAPVKAWWFDPRDGSSQLIGEFPNTGQGEFTPPNPGEHLDWVLVLDDASQNFPAPGTVP
- a CDS encoding HAD-IB family phosphatase; translation: MKLLLVDCDSTLSALEGIDELARLRGPEVFQQVEEATRQAMDGTISIDSIFARRLEVIRPTRQDCEAIGQDYIKHEVPGVREALDRARELGWTVAILSGGFVPCIEPLAAELGIERIEAVPLFFDEAGEYVGFGEDYPTTRNGGKVEVVEKLREEWKPEQIVMVGDGVSDLETKPAVDHFIGFGAVVVRPKVHENADSFLMEWAGLEEVLARV
- a CDS encoding TIGR00282 family metallophosphoesterase, with the protein product MMTEPASTLRILFLGDVMGDPGRKAITALLPSLKEELQADFIIINGENSAGGRGITPKIAIGLMRAGAAVITTGDHIWDQKELVPWLAEEPRLLRPINYPAGTPGQGSIVLETKKGKVGVINVQGRTFMKMTLDNPFTAMQQAVEEMRQETPIIFVDMHSETTSEKVSLAWFLDGTVSAVVGTHTHVQTADERILPNGTAFLTDAGMCGPRDSCIGMDVQAAIDRFLTHMPSRHQIAKGPVLLCGALIEVDTTTGKALSIQRIQREWIDNLLA